Proteins co-encoded in one Octopus bimaculoides isolate UCB-OBI-ISO-001 chromosome 9, ASM119413v2, whole genome shotgun sequence genomic window:
- the LOC106882615 gene encoding uncharacterized protein LOC106882615, which yields MLVALRNEDKLRNSDDINRTVTAEIPDVNDDPVLHDLLKKCMIHGLSSPCMGNGSCQKKFPKYYRDEMLLNLNGYPEYRRCNTGVTVQVGHHSVDNRNVVSYNAYLLKKYRAHINVEICSSVKSIKYLFKYMYKGHDCASVEVRDNPAAYHEQNQAHNEITDYFACLYVSPAEAMWRLSEFKLHDTFHGVYRLAQHFEDQKRVYFHRGSAQQAAQVQRDHDTTLTA from the coding sequence ATGTTGGTAGCGTTGAGAAATGAGGACAAACTCAGAAACAGCGATGACATAAATAGGACTGTGACAGCTGAAATTCCTGATGTCAATGATGATCCAGTCTTGCATGATTTACTGAAAAAATGCATGATACATGGTCTTTCTTCCCCTTGCATGGGAAATGGCTCATGTCAAAAGAAATTCCCTAAGTACTACAGAGATGAAATGCTTCTGAATTTGAATGGCTATCCAGAGTACAGAAGATGCAATACTGGAGTCACAGTTCAAGTTGGACATCACTCAGTTGACAATAGGAACGTTGTGTCGTACAATGCCTACCTGCTGAAAAAGTACAGAGCTCACATTAATGTAGAAATTTGTTCATCCGTGAAAAGCATTAAATATCTCTTCAAGTACATGTACAAGGGACATGACTGTGCTTCTGTTGAAGTAAGAGACAACCCAGCGGCATATCATGAGCAAAATCAAGCTCACAATGAAATTACTGATTATTTTGCTTGCCTATATGTTTCTCCTGCAGAAGCTATGTGGAGACTGTCAGAGTTCAAGCTACATGATACATTTCACGGTGTTTACAGACTTGCACAACATTTTGAAGATCAGAAAAGAGTTTACTTTCACAGAGGCAGTGCTCAGCAAGCTGCTCAGGTACAGAGGGACCATGACACTACTCTTACTGCATGA